The Chthoniobacterales bacterium genome has a window encoding:
- a CDS encoding sulfite exporter TauE/SafE family protein codes for MFFPISNSHISPVYLAAIGFLIGVLGGFFGVGGSFIAGPALRAVGLDWNFAVGTDLAHIVGKSVVAAKRHRALGNVDLKLGLIMAVGTMGGAEVGAQLIQMLKRAGNVNFVVSIVSIAIYVSISSFMIWEAWRTLQFQKKRRPRSKTPGTAAKRDESSFSHRTKAIQRLKIWPMVSLPASGVKAISLWVIILVSFIGGLFSGFLGGGAGYIRMPMLVYVLGIPTHLAVGTDLFEIIISASYGTFSHALKGNVDILIALVMHTGAAIGAQIGAISTQYFAGPKIRLAFVPLPLIGAAIVIYTLFTGHKL; via the coding sequence ATGTTCTTTCCGATCTCCAACTCCCACATAAGCCCGGTCTATCTGGCGGCCATTGGGTTCCTGATCGGGGTCCTCGGTGGATTTTTCGGGGTGGGGGGCAGTTTCATCGCGGGTCCCGCGTTGCGGGCGGTGGGGCTGGATTGGAATTTTGCGGTCGGCACGGATCTCGCGCACATCGTTGGCAAATCGGTCGTGGCGGCGAAACGGCACCGCGCCCTCGGCAACGTCGATCTGAAGCTTGGATTGATAATGGCCGTCGGAACTATGGGCGGCGCCGAGGTGGGCGCGCAGCTCATCCAAATGTTGAAGCGCGCCGGGAACGTGAACTTTGTCGTCAGCATCGTCTCTATCGCCATCTACGTGAGCATCTCCAGTTTCATGATCTGGGAAGCCTGGCGGACCCTGCAGTTTCAAAAGAAACGGCGTCCACGGAGCAAGACACCGGGGACGGCGGCGAAGCGGGACGAGTCTTCCTTCAGTCATCGGACAAAAGCGATCCAGCGCCTGAAAATCTGGCCGATGGTTTCGTTGCCGGCCTCCGGCGTGAAAGCGATCTCGCTCTGGGTGATCATTTTGGTTTCGTTCATTGGCGGTTTGTTCAGTGGCTTCCTGGGCGGCGGAGCGGGTTACATCCGCATGCCGATGCTGGTTTACGTCCTCGGCATTCCGACCCATCTGGCCGTGGGGACCGACCTTTTCGAAATCATTATCTCGGCCAGTTACGGAACGTTCAGCCATGCTCTCAAAGGCAACGTCGACATTTTGATTGCGCTCGTGATGCACACCGGGGCCGCCATCGGCGCGCAAATCGGCGCGATCTCAACCCAGTATTTCGCCGGCCCCAAGATCCGGCTCGCTTTCGTGCCGCTGCCGCTGATCGGCGCGGCCATCGTCATTTACACCCTCTTCACCGGACACAAACTCTAG
- the thiD gene encoding bifunctional hydroxymethylpyrimidine kinase/phosphomethylpyrimidine kinase, with product MSAARRLGPIPVALSIAGSDSSAGAGIQADLKTFSALGVYGLTAVTCVVAETPGVVSKIAPLSPEIVREQIEVLLASFPVAAIKTGLLVSSEIVAEVAQRLRAQAAKTPIPLVIDPVMVATSGDALLRDEAIEVYERELFPLATLLTPNLGEAGRLLGKPVRDLADMRKAVETLAKKYGAPVLLKGGHLTGDQAIDLLFVNGNVIEFSARFSRGVATHGTGCTYSAAITAGLAQDLPLEEAVRRAKEFVSATIAEHYAWGNIHALNHSI from the coding sequence ATGAGCGCGGCGAGACGACTGGGACCGATCCCCGTCGCACTCAGCATCGCCGGCTCCGACAGCAGCGCCGGCGCGGGAATTCAGGCGGACCTGAAAACCTTTAGCGCATTAGGCGTTTATGGATTGACGGCCGTCACGTGCGTGGTCGCGGAGACGCCGGGGGTCGTCTCAAAGATTGCGCCCCTCAGCCCAGAGATCGTGCGCGAGCAGATCGAGGTGCTGCTCGCGAGCTTTCCGGTCGCGGCAATCAAGACCGGCCTCCTGGTTTCGAGTGAAATTGTGGCGGAGGTCGCTCAGAGGCTGCGCGCACAGGCGGCCAAAACGCCCATTCCGCTCGTGATCGACCCGGTGATGGTGGCAACAAGCGGGGATGCTCTCCTCCGGGATGAAGCGATTGAAGTCTACGAACGCGAGCTTTTCCCGCTGGCCACACTCCTGACGCCGAATCTTGGTGAAGCGGGCCGGCTCCTGGGAAAACCGGTTCGCGATCTGGCGGACATGCGCAAGGCCGTCGAAACGCTGGCGAAGAAATATGGAGCTCCGGTCCTGCTGAAGGGCGGTCATCTCACCGGAGATCAGGCGATCGATCTCCTCTTTGTGAACGGCAACGTGATTGAATTCTCCGCGCGGTTTTCCCGCGGCGTCGCAACCCACGGCACCGGTTGCACCTACTCCGCGGCGATCACGGCAGGTCTCGCCCAGGATTTGCCCCTCGAGGAAGCCGTGCGGCGCGCGAAGGAATTCGTTTCCGCGACGATTGCCGAGCATTACGCGTGGGGAAATATCCACGCGCTCAATCATTCGATCTAG
- the purD gene encoding phosphoribosylamine--glycine ligase, with amino-acid sequence MNILVVGGGGREHALAWKLKQSPGVARIFCAPGNAGTAEVGENVAIPAHDLPALARFAKDNRIDLTVVGPDDCLAAGIVDVFEAGGLRIFGPTKSAARLESSKIFAKELMRKNRIPTARAATFEKQEAAFAFLKESRFPIVIKADGLALGKGVIVARDADEGCAAITAMMSERRFGDAGTRVLIEECLTGPECSLHALVDGNNYRMLGTARDHKRAYDGNTGPNTGGMGAFSPADNFDAESQTRFEGEVMRPLLAGLKQAGVSFRGLLFPGLMITADGPRVLEFNCRFGDPETQVILPRLKSDLLALLEATIDGKLDRMAIEWDERAAVTVVLASGGYPGKYEVGKPISGLETICSPDVHIFHAGTRRENGNLVTAGGRVMAVTALGETVTAARAEAYKAVAQIHFEGCHHRRDIALSAVES; translated from the coding sequence ATGAACATTCTCGTGGTCGGCGGCGGTGGCCGGGAACATGCGCTCGCCTGGAAATTGAAACAGTCCCCGGGCGTCGCTCGGATTTTTTGCGCGCCTGGCAATGCCGGCACAGCGGAAGTGGGTGAAAATGTTGCCATTCCTGCCCACGATTTGCCGGCCCTGGCCCGTTTCGCCAAAGACAATCGCATCGATTTGACGGTGGTGGGGCCGGACGACTGCCTTGCCGCTGGGATCGTAGACGTTTTCGAGGCAGGAGGTCTTCGAATTTTCGGCCCGACCAAATCCGCGGCCCGCCTCGAATCCTCGAAAATTTTTGCCAAGGAATTGATGCGCAAAAATCGGATCCCGACGGCGCGTGCTGCGACTTTCGAGAAGCAGGAAGCCGCTTTTGCATTCCTCAAGGAGTCGCGCTTCCCCATCGTGATCAAGGCCGACGGGCTCGCCCTCGGGAAAGGGGTGATAGTGGCCAGGGACGCGGACGAAGGATGCGCGGCCATCACCGCGATGATGAGCGAACGACGCTTTGGCGATGCCGGGACGCGTGTCCTGATCGAAGAATGTCTCACCGGCCCAGAGTGCTCGCTCCACGCGCTGGTTGACGGCAACAACTACCGCATGCTTGGCACGGCGCGCGATCACAAGCGCGCTTACGATGGCAATACTGGCCCAAATACGGGCGGGATGGGCGCGTTCAGTCCGGCTGATAATTTTGACGCCGAATCGCAGACACGATTCGAGGGCGAAGTGATGCGTCCTCTGCTGGCAGGTTTGAAGCAAGCCGGCGTGTCATTTCGCGGCTTACTTTTCCCGGGCCTGATGATTACGGCGGATGGCCCGCGAGTCCTGGAATTCAACTGCCGTTTCGGCGACCCGGAGACGCAGGTGATTTTGCCCCGCTTGAAATCGGATTTGCTGGCCCTCCTCGAAGCGACGATCGACGGAAAGCTGGACCGCATGGCGATCGAGTGGGATGAGCGCGCCGCGGTCACGGTTGTGCTGGCCTCAGGGGGATATCCCGGCAAATACGAAGTCGGGAAGCCGATTTCGGGCTTGGAGACCATCTGCTCTCCAGACGTCCACATTTTCCACGCCGGCACGCGCCGGGAAAATGGGAACCTGGTGACGGCGGGCGGGCGAGTTATGGCGGTTACCGCTCTCGGAGAGACAGTGACAGCTGCCCGGGCCGAGGCCTACAAAGCCGTGGCGCAAATCCATTTCGAGGGCTGCCATCACCGGCGCGACATTGCTCTGAGCGCGGTTGAAAGCTAA
- the rnc gene encoding ribonuclease III has product MNPLEERIGYKFRNPLLLAEALTHPSLRHETHRDHFDNQRLEFLGDAVLQLVITEHLYGHFETEPEGKLTKLRSRLVSREALTVHAAAIDLGKYLMMGRGEEASGGRMRNSTLADAFEALVGAIYLDSDLATVRRFLLEQAAADFAQLVEEPVDINPKGQLQELLQSISPRSPAYELLSQSGPEHAKTFVVRAVWEGIALGEGTGRSKKQAETAAAVEAMKERRWEKMVVGGT; this is encoded by the coding sequence GTGAACCCGCTGGAAGAACGTATCGGCTACAAGTTTCGCAATCCGCTCCTGCTGGCGGAGGCGCTGACCCACCCGAGCTTGCGGCACGAAACGCATCGCGACCATTTTGATAACCAGCGTCTCGAATTCCTCGGCGATGCCGTCCTTCAGCTGGTCATCACCGAACATCTCTACGGGCATTTCGAGACCGAACCGGAAGGCAAATTGACCAAGCTCCGGTCGCGGCTGGTTTCGCGCGAAGCGTTAACGGTCCACGCGGCGGCGATTGACCTCGGGAAGTACCTCATGATGGGCCGGGGCGAAGAAGCAAGCGGCGGCCGGATGCGGAACTCGACCCTGGCGGATGCGTTCGAAGCCCTGGTGGGCGCCATTTATCTCGACAGCGATCTGGCCACGGTGCGCCGGTTCCTTCTGGAACAGGCAGCCGCGGATTTCGCTCAGCTGGTCGAAGAGCCGGTCGATATCAACCCGAAGGGCCAGCTTCAGGAATTGCTCCAATCGATTTCCCCGCGCAGCCCCGCCTACGAGCTTCTTTCGCAGAGTGGGCCGGAACACGCCAAGACTTTTGTCGTGCGCGCCGTCTGGGAGGGAATTGCGCTGGGCGAAGGGACGGGCCGGAGCAAGAAGCAAGCGGAGACGGCGGCCGCCGTCGAAGCGATGAAGGAACGCCGCTGGGAGAAGATGGTGGTGGGCGGGACCTAG
- a CDS encoding helix-turn-helix domain-containing protein has protein sequence MRSSSASVLKPQCPSRVVLDRIADKWTALIIHVLANGTQRYAELRRAIGGISQKMLTQTLRSLERDGLVLRKVHPVVPPKVEYSLTRLGRTLIDPLHALCRWSERHLPELQANRDRAQTSSQNAVAN, from the coding sequence ATGAGATCCTCGTCCGCTTCGGTCTTGAAACCGCAATGTCCCTCACGAGTAGTCCTCGACCGGATCGCGGACAAATGGACCGCGCTCATTATCCACGTCCTCGCGAACGGAACCCAGCGCTACGCCGAGTTGCGCAGGGCCATCGGGGGGATTTCCCAAAAGATGCTGACCCAGACGCTCCGCAGCCTGGAACGTGACGGCCTGGTTCTGCGCAAAGTTCATCCGGTCGTTCCGCCGAAGGTTGAGTATTCTCTGACCCGGCTGGGCCGAACCCTGATCGATCCGTTGCACGCGCTCTGCCGATGGTCGGAGCGACATCTTCCCGAGTTGCAAGCGAACCGCGATCGCGCCCAGACCAGTTCGCAAAACGCAGTCGCGAATTAG
- the trpC gene encoding indole-3-glycerol phosphate synthase TrpC gives MGEFDVNRLEEILGAKREEIELLRPRHDELHKAAFLRTDFRGFGSALQQGPGKLALIAEIKKASPSAGVIVEAFDPLAIAKNYARAGVEAISVLTDERFFQGHLRYLNLIRSAVPQPLLRKDFVLDEIQIVEAAAAGADAILLIVAALRQEQLKALLEAAERYQLDALVEVHTLEEMDRALETEARIIGINNRNLATFEVDLGVTERLSEEVPKEIVLVSESGIRTAEDLSRIKACGVDAVLIGEALMRGQSGLLDGERKRERPTPNVQRPTSN, from the coding sequence GTGGGAGAATTCGACGTGAACCGGCTCGAAGAAATATTGGGAGCGAAGCGGGAAGAGATCGAACTCTTGCGTCCGCGTCACGACGAGCTGCACAAGGCCGCTTTTCTACGGACTGATTTTCGTGGATTTGGCTCCGCTCTGCAGCAGGGTCCCGGGAAATTGGCGCTGATTGCCGAGATCAAAAAGGCGTCGCCCTCGGCGGGAGTGATTGTCGAGGCGTTCGATCCGCTCGCCATCGCGAAAAACTATGCGCGCGCGGGCGTGGAAGCGATCTCGGTCCTGACCGACGAGAGGTTTTTCCAGGGACATCTTCGCTATCTCAACCTGATTAGGTCGGCGGTCCCGCAACCGCTGCTGCGCAAGGATTTCGTGTTGGACGAAATCCAGATCGTGGAAGCGGCGGCTGCCGGCGCAGATGCAATCCTGCTCATTGTGGCCGCGCTGCGGCAGGAACAACTCAAAGCGCTCCTGGAAGCGGCGGAGCGATATCAGCTCGATGCCCTGGTGGAGGTGCACACTCTGGAGGAAATGGATCGGGCCTTGGAAACCGAGGCACGCATCATCGGGATCAACAACCGTAACCTGGCGACGTTCGAAGTTGATTTGGGAGTAACGGAACGGCTGAGCGAAGAAGTTCCGAAAGAGATCGTGCTGGTCAGCGAGAGCGGGATCAGGACCGCCGAAGATTTGTCGCGGATCAAAGCGTGCGGGGTGGATGCGGTGCTAATTGGGGAAGCGCTGATGCGCGGACAGAGCGGGCTACTCGATGGAGAGAGAAAGAGAGAACGTCCAACGCCCAACGTCCAACGTCCAACGTCGAACTAG
- a CDS encoding S41 family peptidase, producing MFRPTFLLLLLLFVWSVVPKSSAQSPAKPTATPAPAASATPPPSSTPAARALVDSMDSGDLKEAIQFLKSNYIKPETLNETELSRAAFEGILARLGRGVVLLPDAGAEPAEPAAPFFGEILDGHIGYLRLGALNQANLEAMDANLKTFAGKKVDAAVLDFRASPVTNDFRMAAEFAKRFCPKDKPLFTLRRTTARQEKTFTSDREPLFQGLIIVLADGDTAGAAEAVAGSVRLYDKALIIGQTTAGRAVEYSDLKLPSGKVLRVAVGEAILPEGLPLFPGGLKPDVPVDLAPVDKREIFQSSREKGMTPFVVENARPHLNEAALMSGRNPELEAMEAAQKRKNPEKPSVHDSVLQRALDLITSIGIFQKR from the coding sequence ATGTTCCGGCCCACTTTTCTGCTTCTTCTGCTCCTCTTTGTTTGGAGCGTGGTGCCGAAATCGTCCGCACAATCTCCCGCCAAACCCACCGCCACTCCTGCGCCTGCCGCTTCGGCTACGCCGCCCCCCTCCTCCACGCCGGCGGCGCGAGCCCTGGTCGATTCGATGGATTCCGGCGACCTCAAGGAAGCGATTCAGTTTTTGAAGAGCAACTACATCAAACCCGAGACGTTGAATGAAACAGAATTAAGCCGCGCCGCTTTTGAAGGAATTCTGGCGCGGCTGGGGCGCGGCGTCGTTCTGCTCCCCGACGCCGGAGCCGAGCCCGCGGAGCCGGCAGCCCCCTTTTTCGGGGAAATCCTGGACGGCCATATTGGGTATCTGCGGCTGGGCGCACTCAACCAGGCGAACCTCGAGGCGATGGACGCAAACCTGAAGACTTTCGCCGGCAAAAAAGTCGATGCGGCCGTGCTCGATTTTCGCGCCAGTCCGGTGACCAACGACTTTCGGATGGCCGCGGAGTTCGCGAAACGATTTTGTCCAAAGGATAAACCTCTTTTCACCCTGCGCCGGACCACAGCCCGGCAGGAGAAGACTTTCACTTCCGACCGCGAGCCGCTTTTTCAAGGTTTGATTATCGTCCTGGCGGATGGCGACACCGCCGGAGCGGCGGAAGCGGTTGCCGGGTCGGTTCGACTTTACGACAAGGCGTTGATTATCGGCCAAACGACCGCCGGGCGCGCCGTGGAATATTCCGATCTGAAACTGCCGAGCGGGAAAGTTCTCCGCGTGGCCGTGGGAGAGGCGATCCTGCCTGAAGGGCTGCCACTTTTCCCGGGCGGGTTGAAACCGGATGTCCCGGTGGATCTGGCGCCCGTGGATAAGCGGGAGATTTTTCAATCCAGCCGCGAGAAAGGGATGACGCCGTTTGTGGTGGAGAATGCGCGTCCGCATCTCAACGAGGCCGCCCTCATGTCCGGCCGGAATCCCGAGCTCGAAGCGATGGAAGCGGCCCAAAAGCGGAAGAATCCGGAAAAGCCCAGCGTGCACGATTCAGTTCTGCAACGGGCCCTGGATTTGATCACGTCCATCGGGATTTTCCAGAAACGGTAG
- a CDS encoding ferredoxin, whose product MADAANKYPENVAGPYYVDDQCIDCDLCRETAPANYKRNDDGGHSFVYKQPESPEEEALCKEAMEGCPVEAIGSDGG is encoded by the coding sequence ATGGCAGATGCTGCAAACAAATATCCGGAAAACGTAGCGGGACCTTATTACGTCGACGATCAATGCATCGACTGCGATCTTTGCCGCGAAACCGCCCCTGCTAATTACAAGCGCAACGACGATGGCGGCCACTCCTTCGTTTATAAGCAGCCGGAGAGTCCTGAAGAGGAAGCGCTCTGCAAGGAAGCCATGGAAGGCTGCCCGGTCGAAGCGATCGGAAGCGACGGCGGCTAG
- a CDS encoding universal stress protein, translating into MRILICSDGTDPADKPVIVAGLVAAPTKSETTLLGIFETPEGEKPLREALESEAEKLRRFGVSPEIVVRAGEPIRQMLEQTATKAYHITIIGARRKTSSGPYWRSGKTYEVIKAIPTPVLLATGICETMRSFIVCTGGKKYIDAAVELTGNLAAAVGASVTLLHVMAEPPAIYADMVRLEEDVERLLESGSELGRNLLAQKQSLEKLGILVEVRVRHGFVVDQIFAEVSERGHDLIVTGSSPTRGPLGHYIMGDLTREIVNRANVPVLVARSAKNGGAPPAGIWSTLKQLVASSWGKSS; encoded by the coding sequence ATGCGGATCCTGATTTGCAGCGACGGCACCGACCCAGCCGACAAGCCGGTCATCGTCGCCGGTCTGGTCGCCGCGCCGACCAAGTCCGAGACCACGTTGCTTGGAATTTTCGAGACGCCCGAGGGCGAAAAGCCGTTGCGTGAGGCGCTCGAAAGCGAGGCGGAAAAACTCCGGCGTTTTGGCGTCTCCCCGGAGATCGTTGTTCGCGCCGGCGAGCCGATCCGCCAAATGCTGGAGCAAACCGCCACAAAGGCGTACCACATCACGATCATCGGCGCCCGGCGCAAAACGAGCAGCGGTCCCTATTGGCGGTCGGGGAAAACCTACGAAGTGATCAAGGCGATCCCGACACCTGTGCTCCTCGCTACCGGCATTTGCGAGACAATGAGGAGCTTCATTGTTTGCACCGGCGGCAAAAAATATATCGACGCTGCCGTGGAATTGACCGGGAACCTTGCCGCGGCGGTGGGCGCGTCGGTGACCTTGTTGCACGTCATGGCGGAGCCGCCCGCGATTTATGCCGACATGGTCCGGCTCGAGGAAGACGTGGAACGCCTGCTTGAATCGGGCTCCGAGCTCGGCCGGAACCTGCTCGCCCAAAAACAGAGCCTGGAAAAACTCGGCATCCTCGTTGAAGTGCGAGTCCGCCACGGGTTCGTGGTCGACCAGATCTTCGCCGAGGTGAGCGAACGCGGGCACGACCTGATCGTGACTGGCTCGTCGCCCACGCGCGGGCCTCTCGGCCATTACATCATGGGCGATCTGACCCGCGAGATCGTCAATCGCGCGAACGTTCCGGTTCTCGTGGCCCGATCCGCGAAAAACGGCGGCGCGCCGCCTGCCGGGATTTGGAGCACGCTAAAGCAACTTGTTGCGTCGAGCTGGGGCAAATCCTCCTAG